From Thermogemmatispora onikobensis, the proteins below share one genomic window:
- a CDS encoding DNA adenine methylase codes for MEHEGKRRLIAFGWYGGKFNHLNWLLPLLPKTTHYCEPFGGSAAVLLNREPSPVETYNDLDSEVVNFFRVLREQKEALIEAIGLTPFSREEFERACSEASEGLSDLERARRFFIRARQVRTGLAQSASAGRWAHCILTSRAGMAGAVSRWLGSVEGLAEIAQRLLRVQIEHAPAIDVIERYDSEETLFYCDPPYPHDARGDANAYAHEMSDDDHRRLAEVLHSVKGKVALSGYHCDLLDHLYRDWRCIEAPVKLCHSKKTPRQEVLWVNYDIMEATSWKETMQQESDEILQPSLIELSSALTLSFINPS; via the coding sequence ATGGAACACGAAGGGAAAAGAAGACTGATCGCTTTTGGCTGGTACGGGGGGAAATTTAATCATCTCAATTGGCTCTTACCATTGCTGCCCAAGACCACACACTACTGCGAACCTTTTGGCGGCTCTGCTGCCGTCCTGCTCAACCGCGAGCCATCACCGGTAGAGACCTACAATGACCTCGACAGCGAGGTTGTCAATTTCTTCCGCGTCTTGCGCGAGCAGAAAGAGGCCCTGATCGAGGCCATTGGCCTGACGCCCTTCTCGCGCGAGGAATTCGAACGCGCCTGCAGCGAAGCGTCGGAAGGCCTCTCAGATCTGGAGCGAGCCCGACGCTTTTTCATCCGCGCCCGCCAGGTACGCACCGGGCTGGCGCAGTCCGCCAGCGCCGGACGCTGGGCGCACTGCATCCTGACCAGCCGCGCCGGGATGGCAGGGGCCGTTTCACGCTGGCTGGGCAGCGTCGAGGGACTGGCCGAAATTGCCCAACGCTTGCTGCGCGTGCAAATTGAACATGCCCCTGCGATCGATGTCATCGAGCGCTACGACAGCGAGGAAACCCTTTTCTACTGCGACCCTCCCTATCCACACGATGCTCGTGGGGACGCCAATGCCTATGCTCATGAAATGAGCGACGATGATCATCGCCGTCTGGCAGAGGTACTGCACAGTGTGAAAGGCAAGGTCGCCCTCTCTGGCTACCACTGCGATCTCCTTGATCATCTTTATCGCGATTGGAGATGCATAGAGGCACCAGTAAAGCTCTGCCATTCGAAGAAGACTCCCAGGCAAGAAGTATTGTGGGTGAATTATGACATCATGGAAGCAACATCATGGAAAGAAACAATGCAGCAGGAGAGCGACGAGATCCTCCAGCCATCCTTGATCGAGCTTTCGAGCGCGCTCACACTCAGCTTCATCAACCCCAGCTGA